The following are encoded in a window of Lynx canadensis isolate LIC74 chromosome B1, mLynCan4.pri.v2, whole genome shotgun sequence genomic DNA:
- the LOC115511703 gene encoding zinc finger protein 14-like isoform X1, which produces MQSSLLLRMESSLQERSLWGHPSDEPSQEPLTGPQDLSALIPYKEQESVTLKDIAVDFTQEEWALMDTSQRTLYRDVMLENISHLVSVGCHFFRSDVISPWEQRGELWREERGPPQGWSPGMKKSHNKQEIISMQDIYMKDSPNFWTIPKRHAGEDLSVYSGYEVFIHTYTLTQHVLTHTRQKLYRCNECGKHFTRNANLHTHKISHTGENPFACNQCGRRFRYFSSLTRHKRIHTGEKPYECHLCGKAFVRSSLKQHQRIHTGEKPYTCPLCGKGFVTRSNLREHERTHSGEKPYKCHLCGKAFVQSSCLRKHERTHTGEKPYKCHLCGKSFVQSSCLRKHEKTHTGEKPYKCHQCGKAFVTSSDLGKHEKTHTGGESYTGYLFGKSFVQSSCLRKHEETQPGEKPCTCHQCGEAFVTSSDLRKHEKTHIGGESYTCHLCGKACVECSCLRKHEKTLPDEKPYTCHQCGKAFVTSSNLRKHEKTHTGEKPYTCHLCGKAFTQSSNLREHERTHTGEKPYICHLCGKAFVQSSCLRKHEKTHTGEKPYTCHLCGKGFVTRSNLRQHERIHTGEKPYKCHLCGKAFLQSCNLREHERTHSGEKPYTCHLCGKDFVQSSYLREHERTHTGEEPYTCHLCGKAFVTSSNLRKHEKTHTGEKPFTCRLCGKGFVIRSSLREHERIHTGEKPYACHLCGKAFLQNSYLREHERTHTGEKPYKCLLCGKAFVRRSCLKRHEKTHTGEKPYTCHQCGKAFVTSSHLRKHEKTHTGKKPYICHLCGKGFVTRSDLLEHERIHIGEKPYACHLCGKAFVTSSDLRDHEGTHTAEKPYTCLLCGKAFVTNSDLRDHEGTHSNSSE; this is translated from the exons ATGCAGTCATCATTGTTGTTAAGAATGGAGAGCTCACTGCAGGAGAGATCACTGTGGGGCCATCCTTCGGACGAGCCATCTCAGGAGCCCCTAACCGGACCGCAGGACCTGTCTGCCCTGATACCTTATAAAGAACAA GAATCTGTGACCCTCAAAGATATAGCTGTAGACTTTACCCAGGAAGAGTGGGCCCTGATGGACACATCCCAGAGAACGCTGTACAGagatgtgatgctggagaacaTTAGTCATCTGGTCTCTGTGG GGTGTCATTTCTTCAGATCAGATGTGATCTCCCCGTGGGAGCAAAGAGGGGAGCtgtggagggaagaaagaggaccGCCCCAAGGCTGGAGTCCAG GCATGAAAAAAAGCCATAACAAGCAAGAAATAATATCTATGCAAGATATCTACATGAAGGACTCACCTAACTTCTGGACAATA CCGAAACGTCATGCAGGAGAAGACCTCTCTGTATATAGTGGGTATGAAGTTTTCATTCACACCTACACATTGACGCAACATGTCTTAACTCACACTAGACAGAAACTCTATAGATGCAATGAATGTGGAAAACACTTCACCCGAAACGCCAACCTTCATACCcataaaataagtcacacaggAGAGAATCCATTTGCTTGTAATCAGTGTGGGAGGCGCTTCaggtatttttcatctttaactaGACATAAgcgaattcatactggagagaagcctTATGAATGTCAtctatgtggaaaagcctttgttCGTAGTTCCCTTAAacaacatcagagaattcacactggagagaaaccatacACATGTCCTCTATGTGGAAAAGGCTTCGTTACAAGGTCTAATCTTCGAGAACATGAGAGAACTCACAGTGGAGAGAAACCATACAAATGTCATCTATGTGGAAAAGCTTTTGTTCAAAGCTCTTGTCTTAGAAAACATGAGAgaactcatactggagagaaaccatataaATGTCATCTCTGTGGAAAATCCTTTGTTCAAAGTTCTTGTCTTAGAAAACACGAGAaaactcacactggagagaaaccatataaATGTCATCAGTGTGGAAAAGCCTTTGTTACAAGCTCTGATCTTGGAAAACACGAGAAAACTCACACTGGAGGGGAATCATATACAGGTTATCTGTTTGGAAAATCTTTTGTTCAAAGCTCTTGTCTTAGAAAACACGAGGAAACTCAGCCTGGTGAGAAACCATGTACGTGTCACCAGTGTGGAGAAGCCTTTGTTACGAGCTCTGATcttagaaaacatgagaaaactcACATTGGAGGGGAATCCTATACATGTCATCTATGTGGAAAAGCCTGTGTTGAATGCTCTTGTCTTAGAAAACACGAGAAAACTCTCCCTGATGAGAAACCATATACATGTCATCAGTGTGGAAAAGCATTTGTTACAAGCTCTAATcttagaaaacatgagaaaactcacactggagagaaaccatataCATGTCATCTTTGTGGAAAAGCCTTTACTCAAAGCTCTAATCTTCGGGAACATGAGAGAACTCACACCGGTGAGAAACCATATATATGTCAtctatgtggaaaagcctttgttCAAAGCTCTTGTcttagaaaacatgagaaaactcACACTGGGGAGAAACCATATACATGTCACCTATGTGGAAAAGGCTTTGTTACAAGATCGAATCTTCGACAACACgagagaattcacactggagagaaaccgtATAAATGTCACCTGTGTGGGAAAGCCTTTCTTCAAAGCTGTAATCTTCGAGAACATGAGAGAACTCACAGTGGAGAAAAACCATATACATGTCATCTATGTGGAAAAGACTTTGTTCAAAGCTCTTATCTTCGAGAACATGAGAGAACGCACACTGGTGAGGAACCATATACATGTCATCTATGTGGAAAAGCATTTGTTACAAGCTCTAATcttagaaaacatgagaaaactcACACTGGTGAGAAACCATTTACATGTCGTCTATGTGGAAAAGGCTTCGTTATAAGGTCCAGTCTTCGAGAACATGAAAGAATACACACTGGGGAGAAACCATATGCCTGTCAtctatgtggaaaagcctttCTTCAAAACTCTTACCTCCGAGAACATGAGAGAACTCACACCGGCGAGAAACCATATAAATGTCTtctatgtggaaaagcctttgttCGACGGTCTTGTCTTAAAAGACACGAGAaaactcacactggagagaaaccatataCATGTCATCAGTGTGGAAAAGCCTTTGTTACAAGCTCTCATCTTAGAAAACACGAGAAAACTCACACTGGCAAGAAACCATATATATGTCATCTATGTGGAAAAGGCTTTGTTACAAGGTCCGATCTTCTAGAACATGAAAGAATTCACATTGGAGAGAAACCATATGCATGTCATCTATGTGGAAAAGCATTTGTTACAAGCTCTGATCTGAGAGACCATGAGGGAACTCACACTGCAGAGAAACCATATACATGTCTtctatgtggaaaagcctttgttACAAACTCTGATCTTAGAGACCATGAGGGAACTCACTCTAATTCTAGTGAATGA
- the LOC115511703 gene encoding zinc finger protein 14-like isoform X2, translated as MKKSHNKQEIISMQDIYMKDSPNFWTIPKRHAGEDLSVYSGYEVFIHTYTLTQHVLTHTRQKLYRCNECGKHFTRNANLHTHKISHTGENPFACNQCGRRFRYFSSLTRHKRIHTGEKPYECHLCGKAFVRSSLKQHQRIHTGEKPYTCPLCGKGFVTRSNLREHERTHSGEKPYKCHLCGKAFVQSSCLRKHERTHTGEKPYKCHLCGKSFVQSSCLRKHEKTHTGEKPYKCHQCGKAFVTSSDLGKHEKTHTGGESYTGYLFGKSFVQSSCLRKHEETQPGEKPCTCHQCGEAFVTSSDLRKHEKTHIGGESYTCHLCGKACVECSCLRKHEKTLPDEKPYTCHQCGKAFVTSSNLRKHEKTHTGEKPYTCHLCGKAFTQSSNLREHERTHTGEKPYICHLCGKAFVQSSCLRKHEKTHTGEKPYTCHLCGKGFVTRSNLRQHERIHTGEKPYKCHLCGKAFLQSCNLREHERTHSGEKPYTCHLCGKDFVQSSYLREHERTHTGEEPYTCHLCGKAFVTSSNLRKHEKTHTGEKPFTCRLCGKGFVIRSSLREHERIHTGEKPYACHLCGKAFLQNSYLREHERTHTGEKPYKCLLCGKAFVRRSCLKRHEKTHTGEKPYTCHQCGKAFVTSSHLRKHEKTHTGKKPYICHLCGKGFVTRSDLLEHERIHIGEKPYACHLCGKAFVTSSDLRDHEGTHTAEKPYTCLLCGKAFVTNSDLRDHEGTHSNSSE; from the exons ATGAAAAAAAGCCATAACAAGCAAGAAATAATATCTATGCAAGATATCTACATGAAGGACTCACCTAACTTCTGGACAATA CCGAAACGTCATGCAGGAGAAGACCTCTCTGTATATAGTGGGTATGAAGTTTTCATTCACACCTACACATTGACGCAACATGTCTTAACTCACACTAGACAGAAACTCTATAGATGCAATGAATGTGGAAAACACTTCACCCGAAACGCCAACCTTCATACCcataaaataagtcacacaggAGAGAATCCATTTGCTTGTAATCAGTGTGGGAGGCGCTTCaggtatttttcatctttaactaGACATAAgcgaattcatactggagagaagcctTATGAATGTCAtctatgtggaaaagcctttgttCGTAGTTCCCTTAAacaacatcagagaattcacactggagagaaaccatacACATGTCCTCTATGTGGAAAAGGCTTCGTTACAAGGTCTAATCTTCGAGAACATGAGAGAACTCACAGTGGAGAGAAACCATACAAATGTCATCTATGTGGAAAAGCTTTTGTTCAAAGCTCTTGTCTTAGAAAACATGAGAgaactcatactggagagaaaccatataaATGTCATCTCTGTGGAAAATCCTTTGTTCAAAGTTCTTGTCTTAGAAAACACGAGAaaactcacactggagagaaaccatataaATGTCATCAGTGTGGAAAAGCCTTTGTTACAAGCTCTGATCTTGGAAAACACGAGAAAACTCACACTGGAGGGGAATCATATACAGGTTATCTGTTTGGAAAATCTTTTGTTCAAAGCTCTTGTCTTAGAAAACACGAGGAAACTCAGCCTGGTGAGAAACCATGTACGTGTCACCAGTGTGGAGAAGCCTTTGTTACGAGCTCTGATcttagaaaacatgagaaaactcACATTGGAGGGGAATCCTATACATGTCATCTATGTGGAAAAGCCTGTGTTGAATGCTCTTGTCTTAGAAAACACGAGAAAACTCTCCCTGATGAGAAACCATATACATGTCATCAGTGTGGAAAAGCATTTGTTACAAGCTCTAATcttagaaaacatgagaaaactcacactggagagaaaccatataCATGTCATCTTTGTGGAAAAGCCTTTACTCAAAGCTCTAATCTTCGGGAACATGAGAGAACTCACACCGGTGAGAAACCATATATATGTCAtctatgtggaaaagcctttgttCAAAGCTCTTGTcttagaaaacatgagaaaactcACACTGGGGAGAAACCATATACATGTCACCTATGTGGAAAAGGCTTTGTTACAAGATCGAATCTTCGACAACACgagagaattcacactggagagaaaccgtATAAATGTCACCTGTGTGGGAAAGCCTTTCTTCAAAGCTGTAATCTTCGAGAACATGAGAGAACTCACAGTGGAGAAAAACCATATACATGTCATCTATGTGGAAAAGACTTTGTTCAAAGCTCTTATCTTCGAGAACATGAGAGAACGCACACTGGTGAGGAACCATATACATGTCATCTATGTGGAAAAGCATTTGTTACAAGCTCTAATcttagaaaacatgagaaaactcACACTGGTGAGAAACCATTTACATGTCGTCTATGTGGAAAAGGCTTCGTTATAAGGTCCAGTCTTCGAGAACATGAAAGAATACACACTGGGGAGAAACCATATGCCTGTCAtctatgtggaaaagcctttCTTCAAAACTCTTACCTCCGAGAACATGAGAGAACTCACACCGGCGAGAAACCATATAAATGTCTtctatgtggaaaagcctttgttCGACGGTCTTGTCTTAAAAGACACGAGAaaactcacactggagagaaaccatataCATGTCATCAGTGTGGAAAAGCCTTTGTTACAAGCTCTCATCTTAGAAAACACGAGAAAACTCACACTGGCAAGAAACCATATATATGTCATCTATGTGGAAAAGGCTTTGTTACAAGGTCCGATCTTCTAGAACATGAAAGAATTCACATTGGAGAGAAACCATATGCATGTCATCTATGTGGAAAAGCATTTGTTACAAGCTCTGATCTGAGAGACCATGAGGGAACTCACACTGCAGAGAAACCATATACATGTCTtctatgtggaaaagcctttgttACAAACTCTGATCTTAGAGACCATGAGGGAACTCACTCTAATTCTAGTGAATGA